The Bacteroidota bacterium sequence GCGCATTGATGGATCTGGAATGTATTGTATATATGGGTGAGGTTGATATTGAACGTCAGGCCCCTAATGTAGCCCGTATGAAAATGCTGGGTGCAGAAGTTCGTTCGGCAACCAGCGGATCAAAAACTTTGAAAGATGCTACAAACGAAGCTATAAGAGATTGGATCAATAATCCGGAGGATACATATTATCTGATTGGTTCTGTTGTTGGACCACATCCATACCCCGATTTAGTTGCCCGATTGCAGTCTGTAATTTCAGAGGAAATGAAAACGCAGTTGAAAGAAAAAACAGGGAATGAAAATCCTGATAAAATAATTGCCTGTGTTGGTGGCGGGAGTAATGCTGCAGGTGCTTTTTACCATTATTTAGATGATGAAAAAGTAGAACTTATTGCTGTTGAAGCTGCCGGGAAAGGCGTTAGTAGTGGTGAAACTGCCGCGACAACCACTATTGGAAGTCCCGGAGTGATCCATGGAAGTAAGACTTTATTAATGCAGGATGAATACGGTCAAATTACAGAGCCTTATTCACTTTCTGCGGGACTGGATTATCCAGGTATAGGTCCATTACATGCTCATTTGTTTGCATCGCACAGGGGGAGGTTTTTGAGTGCCACAGATAAGGAAGCGTTAGATTCGGCAAAGGAATTAACTTTGTTAGAAGGTATTATTCCTGCTCTGGAATCGGCACATGCATTAGCCGCTTTATCAAAAATAGAAATAAAAGAAAATGATACTGTAGTAGTTAACCTGTCGGGCAGAGGCGATAAGGATATGGAGACTTATATCAGGGAGTTGGGGTATTGATTTGGGTTTCTGGTTTCTGGTTTCTGGTTTCTGGTTTCTGGTTTCTGGTTTCTGGTTTCTGGTTTCTGGTTTCTGGTTTCTGGTTTCTGGTTTCTGGTTTCTGGAGGGTATATACTAATTGATATTTTGTAAATTAGAGTGGATTTTAAGGAATTTACTATGAAAAGTTACCGGGATCTGGAAATTTACCAGATGGCATATCAATTAGCAGTCGAAGTTCATCTTTTGACAATGAAGTTGCCAAAGTATGAATTATATGAGCAAGGGAGCCAAGTGAGACGATCTTCAAAAAGTATCAAAGATACAATTGTTGAAGGTTATGGTAGAAGAAGATATAAAGCTGACTTTATCAGGTTTTTGTTTTATTCATAAGCTTCATGTGATGAAAGTACCTCTCAACTTGAGATGATTAATGAATTATATTTTAAAGAAAAACCAATAACTGAATTATTGGATAAATATGATATACTTGGGAAAAAGATCAATAAATTTATTCAATATGTAGATGGAAATTGGATATAACTTGTTGTTTACGAGCAACAAGTAACTAGCAACTAGCAACAGGATATAAATAACAAGTAAGATGAACAAATTACAAGAACTATTTCAAAATAAAAAGAACGATATTCTATCGATATATTTCACTGCGGGTTATCCTGAATTGGAAATGACCGGCGATATAGTTAAAAGATTAGAAAAGTCCGGAGTTGATTTTATCGAAGTAGGGATGCCATTTTCAGATCCTATGGCCGATGGACCTACCATACAGCAAAGTAGCGAGAAAGCTTTGGAGAATGGAATGAATTTAGATGCTTATTTTAAGCAATTAAAAGCTATTAAGGATGAAGTTTCGTTGCCTTTGATTGCTATGGGTTATGTAAATCAAATGATGCGATATGGAGATGACAAATTTCTTAAAGCATGTGCAGAATCGGGGATTAGTGGTTTAATTTTGCCGGATTTACCTTTGAAAATATACAAGGAAGAATATGAGAAAAAATTACAAAAATACGGACTTGTAAATATTTTTCTGGTGACTCCGCAAACATCAGATGAAAGAATCAGGGAGATTGATGAGATAAGTAATTCATTTATTTATATGGTATCATCAGCATCTACAACAGGATCTAAAAGTAGTATTGATAATTCTCAAATAGAGTATTTTGAGAGGTTGAAGAATATGAAACTTAGAAATCCTTTAGTGATTGGGTTTGGTATTTCAAATTCTGAAACATACTCACAGGCTTGTAAATATGCATCCGGTGCTATAATTGGAAGTGCTTTCGTAAAAGCTGTAGAGAAGGAGGCAGGAGAAGAAGTAATTTCAACCTTTGTCTCGGGAATTAGAGCTAATTAGTTCAGGTACCCATTACAACCTTTTTTTTTTACCGCAAAGTTTCGCAAAGTTATGCGCAATTACGGAGTAATCATGAACACCAAAAAAACAATAAATACTTGTGAGTAAAGTTTCGCGAAGTATTTTTGCGTTATGTTGCGCATACCTTTATTCACGAGAGTCTATAGTGGGTGTTCATGATTGCTTCCGTCGGCTAAGCCGAGGCACTGCACAATTGCGTTACTTCGCGGTTATTTTTTTGTCATTATCTCACCTGCCCATCCGGTCAGGCGGGTTGGAGTTTCTGCGAAAAAACATAGGTCTCGAAATGACTTGTTTTTTGGTTTTGAGGCAGCCTCTTTGTGTTTTTATCGTATTGGTCCGCCAACATTCATATGTGGTTCTACCGAAAACGGAC is a genomic window containing:
- the trpB gene encoding tryptophan synthase subunit beta; amino-acid sequence: MDYTVDKEGFYGEFGGAFIPELLYSNVKELKENYIQIIESEEFQTEYKSLLKDYVGRPSPLYYAKRLSEKYGGNIYLKREDLNHTGAHKVNNTVGQILLAKELGKKRIIAETGAGQHGVATATVCALMDLECIVYMGEVDIERQAPNVARMKMLGAEVRSATSGSKTLKDATNEAIRDWINNPEDTYYLIGSVVGPHPYPDLVARLQSVISEEMKTQLKEKTGNENPDKIIACVGGGSNAAGAFYHYLDDEKVELIAVEAAGKGVSSGETAATTTIGSPGVIHGSKTLLMQDEYGQITEPYSLSAGLDYPGIGPLHAHLFASHRGRFLSATDKEALDSAKELTLLEGIIPALESAHALAALSKIEIKENDTVVVNLSGRGDKDMETYIRELGY
- a CDS encoding four helix bundle protein yields the protein MKSYRDLEIYQMAYQLAVEVHLLTMKLPKYELYEQGSQVRRSSKSIKDTIVEGYGRRRYKADFIRFLFYS
- the trpA gene encoding tryptophan synthase subunit alpha, producing MNKLQELFQNKKNDILSIYFTAGYPELEMTGDIVKRLEKSGVDFIEVGMPFSDPMADGPTIQQSSEKALENGMNLDAYFKQLKAIKDEVSLPLIAMGYVNQMMRYGDDKFLKACAESGISGLILPDLPLKIYKEEYEKKLQKYGLVNIFLVTPQTSDERIREIDEISNSFIYMVSSASTTGSKSSIDNSQIEYFERLKNMKLRNPLVIGFGISNSETYSQACKYASGAIIGSAFVKAVEKEAGEEVISTFVSGIRAN